The genome window CCAAGAAAAAGATTCTCACGAGCAGGACGCATCTTCGTCTTCCACGCCAGGTAGATTGCACTACTCATCACGAGTAACACCCAGAGGGGAAAAGAAACTCCAATGGGTTTTCCCCAAAATAAAAAATCAACCCCACACGCAATAACAAAAGCGGCAAACCAAAAGGAATAATAATTCTTCATCTCGAATACCTCCTTCAAAAATTGGCAGAGAGACCGGTGATTCTCCCTCAATTCGAATCACCACAGCCAGATAAACCTGGAGATGATGATAGGATTCTCGCCCTTTCAAACACTATCATACAGTATCAAAATCTCTCTCAATTCGGAAAAATCCACTTCTCGGGGAGCCCAAAAATCAAGTGTACCCTTGTTAATCACTTAAGAATATCAGGGATACTGCGCGAACTTCCCATGAAAGGTCCACCCCGAGAGAGAAAATACGTGGGATTTCGTATTGACATTGAAAACTTGTTCTATTATAATGTTCATAGCACAAATGAACGATAAATTGTGCTCAGGAGGCAAACATGATGATGGCACGAAAAAGTGAAGGTTTGGGGGAGCGTCCGAAAAAGATCCTGGATTTCCTTATAAAGTATCAAGAAAAACATGGATATCCCCCATCCATTCGGGAGATTGGTAACCATATCAATGTAGATTCAACCTCGCTGGTTGATTACTACTTGAATCAATTACAAGAAGCGGGCTTCATTGAACGCGGCGGACGGATCTCCAGAAGCATTCGAGTATTACGGACTCTGGATGGACAGGTTCCTTTCATGCAAACACTTAATACTGTCAAAACTGCAATGGAGCGCGCTACACATGAATTGCTCAGCATCCCGGTTATCGGACGGATTGGTGCAAGTTACCCCATTCCCATGCCCGAATCCGACGTGCCTTACTTTGACTCCATGAGCACCGTTGAAGTAGCCCAAAGCCTGCTTCCCAAGGAGAAACTTTCCGATTTATTTGCCCTGGAAGTAGAAGGGGACTCCATGATTGATGCCATGGTAAATGATGGTGATATTGTGATTCTAAAGCGCGCAGAAGTTGCCAACAACGGGGATATGGTTGCCGTCTGGCTCACCCGTGACAACGAGACCACGTTGAAATATTACTACAACGAAAGAAATGGCTTTGTGCGCTTACAACCCGCCAATCGCACCATGCAACCCATCATTCGCCCTGAAAAAGAAGTACAGGTACGTGGGAAGGTAGTGCTTGTGCTTCGTCAGTACGCATCTCATTAAGTTTTCTGTGAAAAAAATCAAAAAGCCCGGTTACCCGGGCTTTTTAAGTCATCTCTGAGAAACTTAGGCGATCTCAACCACTGCGCCAGCGGCTTCGAGTTTGCTCTTGGCATCGTTAGCGGCTTCTTTACCAACACCGGAGAGGACTTTGGCGCCAGCGGTTTCAGCCATTGTCTTGGCTTCAACCAGACCCAGGTTGGTCAGTTGGCGGATAACCTTAATGACCTCAATCTTCTTGGGACCAGCATCCTTGAGGACCACATCAAATTCAGTCTTTTCCTCAACGGGCTCAGCGGGCGCAGCAGCACCACCAGCCACAGGCATAGCAGCAACAGCAGCCACCGGAGCAGCAGCGGAAACGCCCCATTTCTCCTCAAGCATCTTGACCAGTTCAGCGGCTTCCAGAACAGAAAGCGCGCTCAGTTCTTCTACGAGTTTGTTCAAGTCAGCCATTGTTTAGCACTCCTCTTTCAATATGGTTTATTTTCAAAAAACTAAATTGGTAGAACTTAAGCCGAAGCGGTTTGACCCTTTTCGGAATACGCTTTGATGACGCCTGCAATCGAGCGGCCAGGTTCGGCAATGGTGCGAACCAGTTTGGATGCCGGCGCCAGCAGTACACCCAACAATTGAGCTCGCAACACAGGCAACGGCGGCATATCGGCCAGGGCTTTGACCTGAACGGCATTGATGGAGACCTTTCCCAGGAAACCGCCTTTGACAGCGAACACCTCAGATTTAGCCGCTTCGTTGACAACCTTTGCCAGTGCAGGTGGATCATTGAAAGCAAAGCCAACCATGGTGGTTTTTTCCAGCATCTTCCCATAATCCACACCGGCTTCGGAAAGGACTTTTCCGAAGAGCGTGTTTTTAACCACGTGGATCTCACCACCAGCCTCACGCACTTTGGCGCGCAGGGTATCCATGTCCTTCTGGTTCATCTTGGTGTATTCCAGCAGGAACATTGCCTGGCTTTTTGCCACCCACTCCTGGTATTGTTGCATGATGGCAGATTTTTGTTCTCTCGTGAATGCCAAAGTGTATTCACCTCCTTCCGTTTTTAGATTTTAAAACTCAAAGCGTCTTTGCCACATTCCCTTGAGGCAAAGACGCTTTTCACTCCTCATAAAAAGGAGGCGATCCTGCGATCTAAACGTCTTCACCTCGGCGGGATATTAAGCCTTTCGGCACCTGCTTTCAGCGGTGAAGTAATTCGTTCACCAAACGGACTGTATTATACTCTGTTTCCTACTTGACCGTCAAGGACAGTGCCACATTCGGGTCAATGCGGACACCAGGTCCCATGGTAGGGGTGATAGTTACTCGGCGAATATACACACCTTTTGCTGCCGCCGGCCGGGCTTTGCGAATGGCTTCCATCAACGCAGAAAGGTTCTCATACAATTTTTCCACGTCAAAAGAAACCTTTCCAATGGGAACGTGCAGGTTTGCACTCTTATCCAAACGGAATTCCACACGCCCGGCTTTGGATTCTTTGATAACCCGAGGCAGGTCTTCGGCGGGAACAACTGTTCCGGCTTTCGGGTTTGGCATTAAACCGCGAGGACCAAGGATACGTCCCAAACGCCCGACCTTCCCCATCATATCCGGGGTAGCAATAGCGACGTCAAAATCGGTCCAGCCACCCTGAATTTTCTGAATCCACTCATCAGTATCCGCTACATAGTCGGCACCTGCCTGTTGGGCTAATGTAGCGCCATCCCCCTGTGCGAAGACCAGAACCCGCACAGTTTTTCCCAAACCATGCGGAAGCACTACCACATCACGCACCTGCTGA of Anaerolinea thermophila UNI-1 contains these proteins:
- the lexA gene encoding transcriptional repressor LexA translates to MMMARKSEGLGERPKKILDFLIKYQEKHGYPPSIREIGNHINVDSTSLVDYYLNQLQEAGFIERGGRISRSIRVLRTLDGQVPFMQTLNTVKTAMERATHELLSIPVIGRIGASYPIPMPESDVPYFDSMSTVEVAQSLLPKEKLSDLFALEVEGDSMIDAMVNDGDIVILKRAEVANNGDMVAVWLTRDNETTLKYYYNERNGFVRLQPANRTMQPIIRPEKEVQVRGKVVLVLRQYASH
- the rplJ gene encoding 50S ribosomal protein L10 — protein: MAFTREQKSAIMQQYQEWVAKSQAMFLLEYTKMNQKDMDTLRAKVREAGGEIHVVKNTLFGKVLSEAGVDYGKMLEKTTMVGFAFNDPPALAKVVNEAAKSEVFAVKGGFLGKVSINAVQVKALADMPPLPVLRAQLLGVLLAPASKLVRTIAEPGRSIAGVIKAYSEKGQTASA
- the rplL gene encoding 50S ribosomal protein L7/L12, with protein sequence MADLNKLVEELSALSVLEAAELVKMLEEKWGVSAAAPVAAVAAMPVAGGAAAPAEPVEEKTEFDVVLKDAGPKKIEVIKVIRQLTNLGLVEAKTMAETAGAKVLSGVGKEAANDAKSKLEAAGAVVEIA
- the rplA gene encoding 50S ribosomal protein L1; amino-acid sequence: MAKHGKKYLQALAKIDPNRVYEPKQALELIKEISYANFDATVEVHMRTGLDPRQADQQVRDVVVLPHGLGKTVRVLVFAQGDGATLAQQAGADYVADTDEWIQKIQGGWTDFDVAIATPDMMGKVGRLGRILGPRGLMPNPKAGTVVPAEDLPRVIKESKAGRVEFRLDKSANLHVPIGKVSFDVEKLYENLSALMEAIRKARPAAAKGVYIRRVTITPTMGPGVRIDPNVALSLTVK